ATTAGTTGGTTACAAAGTTAAGGTTGGTGGTTTATTTCGCCTCGGACCTTCCTTTGGTGTTGATGGGAATTTAATCGTTAGTTCTTCAACTTTCCTCAGAATATTTCAAGATCGTCCGGCACAAAAGATAGATATAGGATTAATTAAGCTCAAACCTAATACCGACCAACAAAAAGTTTTTGCAGATTTATCAGCCAACTTACCCAAAGACGTAAAAGTAATTACTCGCAAAGATTTTATTGCTTTGGAAAAAACTTATTGGTCTCTTAGAACACCCATTGGATTCGTGTTTAATCTGATGGTATTAATGGGGTTTGTTGTTGGTGTAATTGTTGTTTATCAAATTCTTTATAGTAATATTTCTAGTCATTTAACTGAATATGCAACCTTAAAAGCAATGGGATTCAAAAACAAATACTTATTAAGTGTAGTTTTTCAACAAGCTTTAATCTTAGCATCTCTAGGTTATATTCCAGGTTTGGCTATATCTCTAGCCTTATATGATGTATCAAAAAATGCTACTAAATTACCAGTTATTATGAGTACAGATAAAGCCATTCTAGTATTGATATCAGCAACATTAATGTGCTTAACTTCTGGGTTTTTATCTACAAACAAACTCCGAAAAGTAGATCCAGCAGATATTTTTTAATTTTACATAGCAGTCCGCTTTAATTTCTGTTCTTGCAGCGCACATGCGATAGGTAGCTAATAGACAATAAAGCTCTTTGAGTTGTACCTAGCTTCGCAAAAATCAAATATGAGTCATATATATCTGAGAAAATCATGAAAACAAAGTTTATTGTGAATATTAGCGATCTGAATCACTACTTCGGCGAGAAAAAAGTACGAAGTCAAATATTGTTCGATATTAATTTTAATATCAAATTTGGAGAAATTGTGATTATGACTGGGCCATCAGGTTCAGGAAAAACAACTTTACTAACTTTAATTGGTGGGTTACGGTCTGTCCAAGAGGGAAGCCTTCAATTTTTAGGTCAAGAGCTTTCTGGAGCTAGTAACGAGCAATTAGTTAAAGTACGCCGCCACATTGGCTATATTTTCCAAGCTCATAACTTATTAGATTTCTTAACAGCCAGGCAAAATGTTCAAATGTCGCTAGAATTACATAAAAATATTTCTGAATGGGAAGCTCGCAGCAAATCAGAAGCTATACTAAATGCGGTTAAATTGGAGAATAGAGTTAATTATTACCCATCTGATCTCTCAGGGGGACAGAAACAACGGGTAGCAATTGCTCGGGCTTTAGTAAGTCATCCAAAATTGGTTTTAGCTGATGAGCCTACAGCTGCTTTAGACAGTAAGACAGGCCGAGATGTTGTCACCCTAATGCAGAAACTAGCTAAAGAACAGAATTGTGCTATCTTAATGGTCACTCACGACAACAGAATTTTAGATATTGCCGATCGCATAATTCAGATGGAAGATGGTTATCTGGTCAAAGAGGTTTGTCATCTACCAAATGGATGATAACCAAATACCTGTAAAATTTGAATATGTCTTTAGCAATACTAATTTAGTTTAATTTTGCTACAAATATCCAGCAGCGAAGTACAGGTTAAAGAATTTGTATCAGTCATTATAGTGAAACAATATTCCTTAAGTCTAGAGTAAGACACATCTGGAGTATGAAGTTATAAGTTTTTAGGTGAAATAATATTGTAGAGTATTTTTAAATACGGTCTTATGCTTTTTTGCCAGCATTTAGCTGCTTATCTTTATAAGATGTATCTAAATAAAAATAAATAAAAAATCAACTCATCAAAAAATCCAAAAATCGTTGTATTCATTGCAATTGCTACAGCAGCTTATGCTTAAAGATTTGATTTTTTGTCTACAAGAAGCAGCTTTATACCTTATATTCAAAAAATCTCGAACACCTCAAGATCCTTCCGAATGTTTTGTGAACCCCCCCTGTGGATGTACTAATCCAGGGCAATATATCCAGTGTGAAGATTGTGATTATCTTGAGTCCTGCTTATCGGATTGTAAGCTGCAAAACGTTTCGTTATTTTCATGTTCACAGAATAAATTTAATTAATGTAAAAGTAATGCCTACGATAGAAGTAGGTTTACTCCTATGGTAGAAGTGTGAAAACAAACTAGCTGTTATGTTAATTAGGAATGAAAAAACAATTCATAATAAGTAATTAAAAAGTAGATTGCAAGTGAATATAAATATTTTTACATTCAGTAAGTATTACTTTTTATTCCTTGCTTTTTTGCGAACAAGCGGCTTTAGTCGTAGTTTCTCAATCATAAAATTAAGTAATTACTGATTATGAATTAGTTTGAATCTGATGAATATTTATGTGTTATGGAAGCTTTAAATGCTTTCAATTTTTCCAACACAAACTAAGTGAAAAACTTCTGAATCTATAACTTGACGATCAAAAGTTACCTAACTTAGCACTGGATTAAGTAGAAAATATCAGTTTTGAACGTCAATCAACCACAGAAATCTAAAACATAAAAGGGACTATGACCATGAAGCCTTTTAATTTATCTAAAACTGTTCTGGCTACTGCCTTTGCCATCAGTTTCGCTTCTGTATCTTTACCTCCTTCTGTTTTTGCCCAAAGCGGAGGCTCAGGTAGTGGAGGTTCTAGTAGTGGTAGTAGCTCAGGGACTGGAACTACAGGTACTGGAACTACAGGTACTGGCTCTGGAACTACAGGCTCTGGCTTAGGTACTGGCTCAGGCACTGGTTCTGGGGCTGAAACTACAGGCTCTGGCTTAGGTACTGGCTCAGGCACTGGTTCTGGGGCTGGAACTACAGGCTCTGGCTTAGGTACTGGAACTACAGGCACTGGTTCCGGGGCTGGAACTACAGGCTCTGGCTTAGGTACTGGAACTACAGGTGCTGGCTCAGGTACTGGAACTACAGGCACTGGCTCAGGGACTGGAACTACAGGCTCTGGCTTAGGTACTGGTTCCGGGACTGGAACTACAGGTACTGGTTCAGGTGCTGGAACTACAGGCACTGGTTCCGGGGCTGGAACTACAGGCACTGGTTCCGGGGCTGGAACTACAAGCACTGGTTCAGATGCTGGCACAACAGGTACTGGCACAACAGGTACTGGAACTACAAGTACTGATCCTACAGGCACTGGCACAACAGGTACTGACACTACAGGTACTAACAGGAATACAGGTGTTACAACTTCCGAAAGAACTAGCGATCGCGGTTTCGATTGGGGTTGGCTAGGTTTACTTGGTCTAGCCGGTTTAGCAGGTCTGGCTCGTAATCGTGATAAAGTCCGGGCTTATAGCGATCCGAATGAAGTAACGGGTACTCGTTCTAGATAGTATTCACCACACTGTAGGAAGCGTACAGCCGTTATTTTTGTCAAGTTCAGGTTAGGTCAGTAGGGGCACAATATATTGATATTGCGCCCTTTTAATCACATCCCAGTTTACTCAAGTCGAACTACTGTTTTGTCCAATGAAGATTACATTTGCCAAAACTTGTATTTTTGTTAGCGCCCGCACCAGACGTTGAGCTTGATGTTTATAAAGTGGTATTGGCAATACTCCAGGCAAATTATTCATCCACTGCCTAGCAGTAGCCAAACTACATCCTGTAATCAAGACTATTTCTTCAGCACCATAGATAATAGCATTTGTAGTCAGAGCTTTCTCGATCTCCACCTGCCAAAGGCGAGGCAACATTTCACCCCATTCGATTCGCTGCAAACTACTGCTTGTGGCTAAAACAATCAAGCGATCGCCAGCATAGAGCTTAACATCATACCAGGGCATCAAGGAATAATTGTCTCGCCGATATTTATGGTAGAGAATTGGCACAACACTGTAGCCAGATGCTATTTCAGATAGAAGTAACCCATTGAGGGTATCACCTTCTTCAATCTTGTATTCCGTCACCATGACTATTTGCTCGCTCAAGTGAAACAAGCTCAAAACATTTTCCCCAAAGGCAGCGCAAGCAAAGACTTCCGCAGATAAAGCCGCACCACATAAAACTTGAGCATAGGGAAATAGAGGAGCGATATTATCACTAAAATGACGATCTTGAGAGCGGATAATCAAGCTTGTGGCGGGGTTAATTGCATGAGCCATCAAACCAATTTCCAGATTTTCCATATTATCGTCCCCAACTAAAATGATGCTTTTAGCAAGCGAGAGATTCACCTTAGCGAGTGCTTCGTTAGTATTGCCAATAATCAGGGGGATATCTGGTAAAGTGCCTGGATCGAGAGCGGTAGTATGAATTCCTACTAACGGCTGATTGAGTTCTTGCAAAAGAGCAGCAACTTTCTGTCCCAAGCGATTTAAGCCAATAATCACTACATGGTTGCGTTGTGGTATGGGAGGACGAGAATTGAAAAACTGGAATCTGGAAGTGACAAGAGCATCAGTCACCAGTGCATATAATACTCCCACGAAAGCTTGACCTATCAATGTAAGCCCCAGGCTAAAAAACCGCAACCACCAAGGGATATGATCTGAGGGTTCAGATTGCGATCTAAACTCAACACCGCCAAATAAATCTCCGTATCCTCCCAAGAGCAACACTGCTGTTGCATAGAAAGCTTCTTGCAGGGTGATGTCAGGATAATACAAGCGGTAAAGAATAATTCCAACGAACCACAGGATTAGTACGGTAATCCCATAAATTGTTGCAATTCGCCGAATTTGATTTTGGCTTCGGTAGTAAGATTGCCAAAATTGTAATATTTTTTGCTTAAAATTCTTCGCTGTTATGCCTTGAAGAAACTCTTGCCACTGCCACCTTTGGCGATAAGATTTATTTGTATATTGCTCAGAGAAAGCCAGTTCGTATGCAACATCAATGTAAACGAGCGTGTCTCCTACCTGCACTTCTGCTTCTGGGTTCCATCCAAACAATTCTTTGAGGGGATCGGATGAAACGGTTGTGTGACTCAAAATGCGGCGAGTTGTGAGATTGAGTCTATGTACTGGCTTGCCATTGCACCAGCTATCTTTCGCTTGTACTTGGTGCTTGATTACTTGCAATAGTTGCCCTTCTAAAGTAAAGTAACCGATCGCTTCAGATCCAAGAGATGCTAAAGCAAAGGCATGAGCAGAGAGATGGGTAGGCTCAAAGGCAAGAAAATTGCCTAAGTTTTCGGATAAAAGTTTGTTAAAA
The Nostoc punctiforme PCC 73102 genome window above contains:
- a CDS encoding potassium channel family protein; the protein is MHPPPSNNPKKTQDLFLVCGLQSLGQHCVAVLKEYDVKVNAIDDVQPEHWEVPEVPSLLEKLIIGDCRKPCVLEQAGIKQCRSILLVTRNERINIEAAFAARRLNPHVRLIVRSDKQNFNKLLSENLGNFLAFEPTHLSAHAFALASLGSEAIGYFTLEGQLLQVIKHQVQAKDSWCNGKPVHRLNLTTRRILSHTTVSSDPLKELFGWNPEAEVQVGDTLVYIDVAYELAFSEQYTNKSYRQRWQWQEFLQGITAKNFKQKILQFWQSYYRSQNQIRRIATIYGITVLILWFVGIILYRLYYPDITLQEAFYATAVLLLGGYGDLFGGVEFRSQSEPSDHIPWWLRFFSLGLTLIGQAFVGVLYALVTDALVTSRFQFFNSRPPIPQRNHVVIIGLNRLGQKVAALLQELNQPLVGIHTTALDPGTLPDIPLIIGNTNEALAKVNLSLAKSIILVGDDNMENLEIGLMAHAINPATSLIIRSQDRHFSDNIAPLFPYAQVLCGAALSAEVFACAAFGENVLSLFHLSEQIVMVTEYKIEEGDTLNGLLLSEIASGYSVVPILYHKYRRDNYSLMPWYDVKLYAGDRLIVLATSSSLQRIEWGEMLPRLWQVEIEKALTTNAIIYGAEEIVLITGCSLATARQWMNNLPGVLPIPLYKHQAQRLVRALTKIQVLANVIFIGQNSSST
- a CDS encoding DevA family ABC transporter ATP-binding protein, with the protein product MKTKFIVNISDLNHYFGEKKVRSQILFDINFNIKFGEIVIMTGPSGSGKTTLLTLIGGLRSVQEGSLQFLGQELSGASNEQLVKVRRHIGYIFQAHNLLDFLTARQNVQMSLELHKNISEWEARSKSEAILNAVKLENRVNYYPSDLSGGQKQRVAIARALVSHPKLVLADEPTAALDSKTGRDVVTLMQKLAKEQNCAILMVTHDNRILDIADRIIQMEDGYLVKEVCHLPNG
- the devC gene encoding ABC transporter permease DevC, with protein sequence MILNIPLAWLQLARQKIRFLVALAGIAFVAVLMFMQIGFQAALYDSATQLHKNLEGDLFLISAQYKSLTSNQSFPRSRLYQVLGFDNVESVSPLYVQFAKFKNPNNGLKFPLYVLGFDPVKSIFKFPHIDEKLDLIRIPNIVLFDRDSRPEFGAIAKDFEQGKVIKVEIFSYTGLVGYKVKVGGLFRLGPSFGVDGNLIVSSSTFLRIFQDRPAQKIDIGLIKLKPNTDQQKVFADLSANLPKDVKVITRKDFIALEKTYWSLRTPIGFVFNLMVLMGFVVGVIVVYQILYSNISSHLTEYATLKAMGFKNKYLLSVVFQQALILASLGYIPGLAISLALYDVSKNATKLPVIMSTDKAILVLISATLMCLTSGFLSTNKLRKVDPADIF
- a CDS encoding WGxxGxxG family protein, whose translation is MKPFNLSKTVLATAFAISFASVSLPPSVFAQSGGSGSGGSSSGSSSGTGTTGTGTTGTGSGTTGSGLGTGSGTGSGAETTGSGLGTGSGTGSGAGTTGSGLGTGTTGTGSGAGTTGSGLGTGTTGAGSGTGTTGTGSGTGTTGSGLGTGSGTGTTGTGSGAGTTGTGSGAGTTGTGSGAGTTSTGSDAGTTGTGTTGTGTTSTDPTGTGTTGTDTTGTNRNTGVTTSERTSDRGFDWGWLGLLGLAGLAGLARNRDKVRAYSDPNEVTGTRSR